The Exiguobacterium sp. FSL W8-0210 genomic interval GAATCGTGATTTAAAGGACGTACCAAACCAATCATTCGCCTACTCCTTTCTAACAAAATCATGAATTAACAATCATACATAGTAATGTCGGATAATGCGATCAACTGCTTCTCCTGGCTTCTCCTCATACCATATACTTTGAAAGACGTGCATTGCTTCTTTACCTTCCATCAAACGTTCGTCAGACTTTATCCAGTCCAATACATCATCGAAGAATGAAGAATACGTAACCGGCAAAAGACCCGGATAATTTGGAATGACACCTTGCGTTTCATCATATCGTTCATAGTCCGGCGTATACAAAAAGGTAGGGATCGCAAGCAAACAACTCTCATACGGAATGGAAGAGTAATCTGTAATCAAAACATCCGTGATCAATAAATAATCGTTGATTGTGTAAGTATCATCTACAATCGTTATACCTGGAACTTCATCCAAAGACAGATGTTGCTGAACAGTAGGATGCAGTTTAACGAGCACCTTCCAGCCTAATCCGTGGAGCTGCTGTATTTGCTTTAATGTCTCACTGACATTTCACTCATATTCTCGATAAGTCGGAGCATATAGCAAGACACGCTTTTTTTTAACATCGAGCGTTCGTCTCAATTGCTCTTTTAGCCCCTCATTGTTATCGAACCAGTAATCTGTTCGAGGCATCCCTAACGTGATAAATCTTTCTCTTGGTAATGACATAGCACGCCCAAACAATTCCGCACAACCTTCTCCTGGGACAATAAAATCACCATAGTTTAAATAGGTCTTTTTAAAACGCTTAATCGTTGATCGAGTTGCTGCATACGTTTGAGGAGTCATTAGTGCAAACTCTTTTAAAGTACCTGCAGCATGCCACAACTGCACTCGCTTTGTTCCTCTTCTAATCTTAGAAACACTCAGTTCGGATACATAATTGTCTAGGAAGACATATTTTGATATGGCTAAGTAGTATGCGAGTAAGATGCACTGAGTCACGCTATATCGTATAGATCGCTCCACGTGCCAGGATTCAACATCCTTTACGTATTTTTGATCATGAATCAGGACACGCTTGTGTTCACGACGTGTCCTCTTCAATCGATCATTTATAGGCTTTACATTGTCGCCATACGTGACCCAGAAGACGCTTGTGTCTTGTAACGGAAGTATGGAAAACAACACATAGAAACATCGAAATGCGAAAAGGTAGCTAGTGATTAACCGTTCACGCATATAGTACATCGGATAGGATTGATTCCGTATGCTTCATTCCTGACCACTCCGTTCATTTCTCACTTAATTCATTCTTTATCTGGCTAGTCGAAATCCCTTCAGTTCTGCTTAAATATACGACTTCACAATAATCTTTTAGAAAATCAAATTCTCCCGCCCAGTCATCACCCATAACAAATAGATCGATACCATGGTTTTGAACGTCTTGAATTTTTTGTTCCCAATCATTTTCTGGAATGACTTCATCTACATATCGGATTGCTTCTAATATCATTTTCCGATTTTCATAGTTATGGTACGCTTCCTTATGTTTTAATCGATTGAATTCATCTGTAGAAATCGCAACTACTAAATAATCGCCCATTTCTTTTGCTCTTCTTAGAATATTGATGTGTCCCCAGTGCAATAAATCAAACGTACCATAAGTAATCACTTTTTTCATATTCATTCTCTCCTTTAATTGGACTCGTTTTTTTTGATCTGTGAGTCTCTCTACGTCTTACTATAAATCAAGAATATTATATGAAATATACAATCCGTTTACGAATCTCATATTTCGTTTACAATTACTATTAATTTGTATACCCAGCTCACACTCATTTTAAGTATTCCTTTGAAAGAAAAAGAGCTGTAGCGCCTCCCGAAGGATTTCCTACAGCTCTATTTCATATTTATAACGTTTACTTACTACCTAATTTTTCACTCAAGACTTCAGTAATCTTTTCTTTAAATAAAGGTCCGAAACTTTTCGCGTACGTGTTAGTCATATGACTGTTATCGCGATAAATGACGACATTACCGATAACTGGACGATATTCACCCTTCACGTGGAAATAGCGTGTCAAATCCATTTTATAAAGTGATTTATTCGTTTTTTCGAAGTTTTTCCAAAATGCTTCATCCGTTTGATTATCTTGAGCATTCATTTTTTTCGTCGTGTCCTCAATGCTGGAGGTTTCGAGAGCTTCGAGAACGTTAAAGTCATACCGTGGATTATCACGCAATGCCAAGCCGTCGATTCCGTACTCATCTTTCACAAATTGCATTTGATCAATCATTTGTTGATGAATCCGATCTTTTGAAGCATCCGCTGCCGTGACGTGAGAAATAATCAAATCAACATCAGCATCTTTTAAATAGTCGAGGACATTCTGATTCCAAGTTCCTTTTAGTGAGTCTGGTTCATACCCCGTCGAAAAGCGTGTTCCCGATCGCGTTAAGTTGATGAGTCGGATATCTGTTCCCTTGACGGCTTCATGCAAGGCACCAAACCATTGCTCTGAGTGTGAGCTACCGACAAGTGCGATGGTTGCTTTATAATCCTTCTTCTTCCCATATTGACCAACTTTGACATCACTGTCTTTCAATCCTTGGTTACTGCCATCTGTATGGACAAGCGGTAAATCGTTGAAAACATTCGCATATGAAGGGAACGGATTTTCTTCCGAAACATTTAATGCGTTCTTGATCGCCATAGCACCAGGATAGCGATCACTACTCACTTGCTTTTTCAATTCCTGTTCCTGCATGTATGACATGCCGAGCAATGAACCAATCAAGAGAATATTTACTCCCATCATCGCCTCTAGCTTTTTAAAGGCAATTTGATTTACAGTAGCTGTTCGAATCGGCTTTTCAATCCATTCGGTCATTAAATAGGATAAAGCAATCGAAGATACGATAATGAGTGATCCCATCAAAAGACCTGGCGTTTGTTGTACGTTGTAGCGGTAAAATTCAAGCAGCACCCAATGCCATAAATAAATACCGAACGCGATGCCTCCTAGCTTCACCATCGGTTTAGAGCCAAGAAAACGCTTCAGACCGAAACGTGTATCCTGCGTGCCTGAAAGAACGATAAATAAAGCACACGTCATCGGCCACAGTGCGATGTATCCTGGAAACATTTGTGACACGTTGAAGAGGATACCCGTCGCAATTAAACCAACGAGTCCTAGCCAACCAATGATCACCGCAATCCATTTCGGAACACGGATTGCTGAGAGATTGATACACAACAAACTACCCAACGCAAATTCCCACACACGCGTCATCGTAATGAAATACGCCCATGGTTGATTTACCTCAGTCAGATAAATCGAATACGACAATGACGTAACAAACAAAACACCCAAGATCATATTGATCACAGTTTTAATCGACTTGATCTGATATTTGTTCATCATCCATAAAATGAAAGAGAACAATACGAACCAAATCAAATAGAATTGACCTTGAATCGATAATGCCCAAAAATGCTCGACCGGGGACTTCATCTGAGTAGCATCTAAATAATCGGTACTCGAGATTGCTAATTGCCAGTTCTGATAGAAAAACATCGACGCGACGACTTCTCGTATCGTTTTTCCAAGAATCGACTCTGGTAAAAGAAAGGTACTTAAGATTAATACGACCGCCAGTATAAATAAAACGGAAGGTAATAAACGCTTAAGCAATTTCGTCACATACGGCAGAAACTTAAACTCACCCGTTCGATTGATTGTCGAAATGATTGATGTTGTAATTAAGAACCCTGAGATAACAAAGAAAACATCGACGCCTCCCGAGACGCGGTTAAACCAAATATGGTAAATCGCAACGAGAAGTGCTGCTACGACTCGTAACCCTTCGATTTCTGGTCTAAATTTACTTTCAATATCAATGCGCTTCTGCAGCCCCAGTTCTTTTATATTACGTTCGTTCATGTATTGTTCCCCCTGAAATGAATGAAGAGCTCCCCCTGCGACCCTCCACTTACGAATTCACTTTTATAGATTTAATCCTTTAATGAACGCTTTGAGTTCTGTTTGCATTTCTGCATCTTTCAACGCATATTCGATTGTCGTTTTAACAAAACCTAGTTTTTCTCCCACGTCATAACGATTGCCTTCAAAATCGTAAGCATATACTTGATTGTCAGCATTCAAGCGTTCAATTGCATCTGTTAGTTGGATTTCTCCTCCTGCACCTTCTTCTTGATTTTGCAGATAAGCAAAAATGTCTGGTGTCAGAACGTATCTACCCATAATGGCAAGATTCGAAGGTGCCGTTCCTGGAGCAGGTTTCTCGACGAATTTTTTCACATCGTAAAGTCTACCTTCTTGTTTTTTCGGATCAATGATGCCATATCGCGATGTATCTTCCGCTTTTACCTCTTGAACACCGATAACCGATTTCTCCGTCTGCTCATAGACTTCCATCAGTTGCTGAATCGCCGGTACTTCCGAATCGACAATATCATCACCAAGTAGCACAGCAAATGGTTCGTCACCGATAAACTGCTTAGCGGTCAAGATAGCGTGTCCTAGTCCCTTTTGCTCTTTTTGGCGCACATAAAAGATATTTGCTAGGTTTGTCGAAAAGCGAACCTTCTCCAGTAGTTCAAGCTTATTCGTTTTTTCTAAAGTAGCCTCTAATTCACCTTGATTATCAAAATGATCCTCAATTGCGCGTTTGTGCTTTCCAGTGACAATGATGATATCTTCAATCCCTGCTCGCGCAGCTTCCTCAACAATGTATTGAATCGTTGGTTTGTCAATGATAGGTAACATTTCTTTTGGCATGGCTTTCGTAGCTGGAAGAAAGCGTGTACCGAGTCCTGCTGCTGGGATGATTGCTTTAGTAATCTTTTTCATGGTAATCTCCTCGAAATACTCTGTCTCTCACTCTAAACTAGTTTGAATGATGATTGATTATTTTTTTAATTCTTTGATTAATTGATCATAATTCTGAACCGCTGTCGACTTGAACAACGTTTCTTGTGTCCGAACATCTTGAAGTGGATGTTCTATACAGTGAACCATCGCTTGAGCAAACGCTTCAATATCGTTTGCCGGAACGAGATAACCATTTTCACCATGGCGAATGATCTCACGTGGTCCATACTTTACATCATATGAAATCACCGGACATCCGACATTGATACTCTCCATGACAGTTAGACCAAATCCTTCAAACTCACTTGTTAAGAGCGAAGCTTTGGATTCACGGAATACTTGACTCGGATTTTCTGTATAGCTATGAATTTCGACACTCTCTCGGATGCCTAATTCATCAATTAACTCTACCATCATCGCTAACTGCCCTTGTTCGTCCATGCCGTATAAGACTAATTTTGTTTCATGTCCTGATTGTTTGAATAGGGCATAGCTTTTGAGTAAGTGATCCATTTGTTTTTGTAATCCAAAGCGTCCAATGAAGCAAAACTGATCTTTGATAAAAACAGATGCTAGATTTGATTCTGGCTGTATGAAATGAGGAACGACTGCCATCTTTTCTTCAGGAATATCGAATTGTGCTAAAATATCTTCTTTCTGATGTTGCGTAAGCACAAGGTATCGTGTGATCTTTTCAGATTCTAACAATGCACTTTTATAAGAAGATTTTAATTCTTCACCATCTAAGTGTGAGTTATGAAGAACAAATACTCGCTTGATATTTGCAGTAACATCTAAAATTGGACGATCCAACAATCGTGCATCGACGAACACAATGTCTTCGTCTTTAAACAAATGATTGAAGTAATATGCAAATAGCTCTTTTTCTTTTTTAAACGATTTCATCATACGACCATCTCGATACAAACTAATCAAGATAAGACTTGGTTTTACCTCATCGCTATAGAATTTTCTACAGTAAACTGAACCAGCGGTATCATAAAATTCTTCGACGAGTTTTCCGTGATACGTTGGCGAGTAAATAGTCTTCCGATGTAATTCTCCATAAGCATTGTATTCCCAGCGTTCTGTTTTCTTTCGGGAAACCTCACTCATGAAGTCTTCAATTTCTAAAATATTTGTATTTGGTTGGTATTTTCGATATAAAACATAGCTTTCTTGATCGTAATATCGAACGACATCACCTTTCTCAACACTTTTTAACCCTGGCATCGAACGATCCGTTGTCACTTTAATCGCTTTATTTAGAAATCGACTGGTCGGAATCTTAAATAGTTGACGTCCAGATAACCAATCATATAAATTGTCAAACTTCACTTGTGAACCAGCCTTACCGTCTTTACGAAACTGGTCGTAAACGGTCGGATAATTGGCGTTGTAATTGGTCGTGACAATAGTAGAGTATTCATTTAATTCATTTTCAATTAAGGCAATCCGACTTAAAAGAGCTTTCGTTCTTCCTCCGTGTTTTGGAGGTAAGGTTGACGTGATGGTGTATAGCATTCTCTTTTCTCCTTACTCTCTGTATCTAAATATGGTCATTACTGCATTCGATTTATCACTTTAGACAAAAACGATAACTGTTAATTATGTGTGTATTTTTATAATCAAGTCAATTACTTTAACAACTTTTTAGTCCTATTCGTTTGTTTACTCAATTTAAACTCATAAGAGCAACCATAAATATGTATTTATACTCCAGCTCGAATAGTGTAAGGATTGAATTTATAGTTGCTTTACATGCTATAACTGATCCAAATAAAAAACCTTAAACAAAGTGCACAATGTCCACTCGAATAAGGTCTCAATGTATGATAAAACAATTGTTTAAATATAGAACCTCCGAATAGAAGAAATTGATTCCTATTTACATACAAAATCATTCTTGTTCTCACTGTATCGAAATTTCGATTTAATTTAATGGACTTGATTTTGAAGCATGTGCTTCTGAAGCATCAACCACAATATGATCAATCTCAACTGAGTCGGAAATTTTATTAGGTTCACGTTCTGCGATGTTTTCGAGTGCTTCTTTTTGATCATTCTTTGCTAGAGGTTCGGCCGAACGTTCGTCTAACCATTCTATTTGAATTCCCTTCAAAAAACTTACTAATATAGCTACCCTATCTGCATATAAATTAAAGAATGGCTCACACATTTTTAAGATAACGTGCACAATAAAAGCTGCAAGAAAATAAATTACAAAATAAAGGACTAACTCTTTATTGGTTACTTGAACCTTATTGGAAAGAATCGAAATCAATGTCACGCCGATAACAACAAATGGAAGAGCGACACCTAACCGTTTCTGATTTCCATCTCGCTCTTCAGCGAGAGTTTAATAAGTATATCAAGTTGAGCACTATTAACTATATTTTCTTCATTTAATTTTTCTTTTAACTCTTCTTTGTATTTCTCATCCTCGTATTTCTCATCCTCGTTTACAAAAAATTCTGTTTCTCTTTCTAAATAATTGAAATGACGGTATGTCCCTATCGCAAATATAGTAGGTAGTATCCATGAAACTGGAAGCATGAACTGTTTAGACAATAACGGAACTAGAATTACACTGCCAAAAAAAACACATTATCAAAAAAACACTGAAGGCAAATTCTGAACTGAACCCCGAATGATAGACACTTGAAAAAAAGTGTA includes:
- a CDS encoding acyltransferase family protein; this translates as MNERNIKELGLQKRIDIESKFRPEIEGLRVVAALLVAIYHIWFNRVSGGVDVFFVISGFLITTSIISTINRTGEFKFLPYVTKLLKRLLPSVLFILAVVLILSTFLLPESILGKTIREVVASMFFYQNWQLAISSTDYLDATQMKSPVEHFWALSIQGQFYLIWFVLFSFILWMMNKYQIKSIKTVINMILGVLFVTSLSYSIYLTEVNQPWAYFITMTRVWEFALGSLLCINLSAIRVPKWIAVIIGWLGLVGLIATGILFNVSQMFPGYIALWPMTCALFIVLSGTQDTRFGLKRFLGSKPMVKLGGIAFGIYLWHWVLLEFYRYNVQQTPGLLMGSLIIVSSIALSYLMTEWIEKPIRTATVNQIAFKKLEAMMGVNILLIGSLLGMSYMQEQELKKQVSSDRYPGAMAIKNALNVSEENPFPSYANVFNDLPLVHTDGSNQGLKDSDVKVGQYGKKKDYKATIALVGSSHSEQWFGALHEAVKGTDIRLINLTRSGTRFSTGYEPDSLKGTWNQNVLDYLKDADVDLIISHVTAADASKDRIHQQMIDQMQFVKDEYGIDGLALRDNPRYDFNVLEALETSSIEDTTKKMNAQDNQTDEAFWKNFEKTNKSLYKMDLTRYFHVKGEYRPVIGNVVIYRDNSHMTNTYAKSFGPLFKEKITEVLSEKLGSK
- a CDS encoding glycosyltransferase — translated: MLYTITSTLPPKHGGRTKALLSRIALIENELNEYSTIVTTNYNANYPTVYDQFRKDGKAGSQVKFDNLYDWLSGRQLFKIPTSRFLNKAIKVTTDRSMPGLKSVEKGDVVRYYDQESYVLYRKYQPNTNILEIEDFMSEVSRKKTERWEYNAYGELHRKTIYSPTYHGKLVEEFYDTAGSVYCRKFYSDEVKPSLILISLYRDGRMMKSFKKEKELFAYYFNHLFKDEDIVFVDARLLDRPILDVTANIKRVFVLHNSHLDGEELKSSYKSALLESEKITRYLVLTQHQKEDILAQFDIPEEKMAVVPHFIQPESNLASVFIKDQFCFIGRFGLQKQMDHLLKSYALFKQSGHETKLVLYGMDEQGQLAMMVELIDELGIRESVEIHSYTENPSQVFRESKASLLTSEFEGFGLTVMESINVGCPVISYDVKYGPREIIRHGENGYLVPANDIEAFAQAMVHCIEHPLQDVRTQETLFKSTAVQNYDQLIKELKK
- the tagD gene encoding glycerol-3-phosphate cytidylyltransferase; the encoded protein is MKKVITYGTFDLLHWGHINILRRAKEMGDYLVVAISTDEFNRLKHKEAYHNYENRKMILEAIRYVDEVIPENDWEQKIQDVQNHGIDLFVMGDDWAGEFDFLKDYCEVVYLSRTEGISTSQIKNELSEK
- the galU gene encoding UTP--glucose-1-phosphate uridylyltransferase GalU, whose protein sequence is MKKITKAIIPAAGLGTRFLPATKAMPKEMLPIIDKPTIQYIVEEAARAGIEDIIIVTGKHKRAIEDHFDNQGELEATLEKTNKLELLEKVRFSTNLANIFYVRQKEQKGLGHAILTAKQFIGDEPFAVLLGDDIVDSEVPAIQQLMEVYEQTEKSVIGVQEVKAEDTSRYGIIDPKKQEGRLYDVKKFVEKPAPGTAPSNLAIMGRYVLTPDIFAYLQNQEEGAGGEIQLTDAIERLNADNQVYAYDFEGNRYDVGEKLGFVKTTIEYALKDAEMQTELKAFIKGLNL